A window of the Diorhabda carinulata isolate Delta chromosome 1, icDioCari1.1, whole genome shotgun sequence genome harbors these coding sequences:
- the LOC130893336 gene encoding RNA-binding protein 5-like isoform X1 — protein sequence MAREYSPRDRSMSISPEPHKRDSPVDYKHKSRSGSRSPSHSRRHNGYRSPTHHKKSLYENRKESDYDSDWEHSHKDQDRAWDGARKNCSRSPDFRDRERDRDRERRHHRNRDRDREHRRRRSRSSGSRWEKKARDRDRYRDDERDSDSERSPGSAPIGASGSEIIGYKSQPPNNTIMIRGLAQHISEYDIRQDIISCELMPKDIRLIRKKDTGASRGFAFVEFATLGEAVRWMEIKQGVLMLQDHYRAIMQYSIPKDLGSADKPPSFKASADWFCIKCGAQNFKRRDNCFKCHASRTESEEGGSGSDEICNYATKTIMMRNLDALTTEDSVMSVLSTAIPDLVKSISAVCIGRDPLTSTSRGLCYLGTDSTIDALAIFGALNNLKTPLTIDGKSVIISYCKYNMGDTKKAYSQADHEAFPNAAVPSTYAMTDVDSLAEYAARRYAKSPQEYMQYIDYYRSFFTQQISAGNSITLQENQMDAANAAAAVAQSAIQQLNANKTTPSYYDVQQTPTGTDGKKYPVPDVSRYVYDKNTGYQYCSITGLYYDPNSTYYWNSQIQKWLYWDHDKQTYSLAPVYDSFNQHPQGSTENMTQESDNKKQKVEKQDKVKVAKKIAKDMERWAKTLNQKKENAVLKAASDSSVSSSSASADIGFSVLEKKTLTPTTTAPPPFFNTDVEEPNSSVSSGPLVAAYGGESDSSGDEEEEQLLDYTKLICNLCKRQLGSLDALNKHAKLSTLHKQNLEARSKKKSEKASDKIVYRDRAKERRMKYGDPDTPKPSKLKEKYLKARDVELPVSSASVMEPIGAENVGNRLLQKMGWSEGQGLGKQNQGRTTIIQAEQHSSTVGLGSKLPGYTALAGESYKDCVKKMMYARYQELTEKENSN from the exons ATGGCTCGCGAATACTCCCCGAGAGATAGAAGTATGAGTATCTCCCCCGAACCCCATAAGAGAGACTCTCCCGTAGATTATAAGCATAAAAGTAGATCGGGGTCTAGGTCCCCCAGTCATAGTAGGCGACATAATGGTTATAGATCTCCGACACATCATAAAAAATCAC tttatgAAAATAGGAAAGAAAGTGACTATGATAGTGATTGGGAACATTCACATAAAGATCAGGATCGCGCCTGGGATGGTGCAAGAAAGAATTGCTCTCGTAGTCCCGATTTTAGGGATAGAGAAAGGGATCGAGATCGGGAAAGACGGCATCATCGAAATCGTGATAGAGACCGAGAGCATAGGAGAAGACGATCGAGGAGTAGTGGCTCTCGATGGGAAAAAAAGGCCCGTGACAGGGACAGATATAGGGATGATGAAAGAGACAGTGATAG TGAAAGAAGCCCTGGGAGTGCACCTATCGGAGCTAGTGGATCAGAAATCATTGGATACAAAAGTCAACCTCCAAATAATACCATAATGATACGAGGACTTGCCCAGCATATTTCTGAATATGAT ATAAGACAGGATATAATTTCGTGCGAGTTGATGCCAAAGGACATTCGGCTTATTAGGAAAAAAGATACAG GTGCTTCCCGCGGTTTCGCCTTTGTCGAGTTTGCCACATTGGGTGAGGCTGTTCGTTGGATGGAGATTAAACAG GGAGTGTTGATGCTGCAAGACCACTATCGTGCTATAATGCAATATAGTATACCTAAAGATTTGGGCTCTGCCGATAAGCCACCTTCTTTCAAAGCTTCAGCTGATTGGTTTTGCATAAAG tgTGGGGCTCAAAACTTCAAAAGAAGAGATAATTGTTTCAAATGTCATGCATCTAGAACTGAAAGTGAAGAAGGGGGTAGTGGTAGTGACGAAATTTGTAATTATGCCACAAAAA CAATTATGATGAGAAATTTGGATGCATTAACCACTGAAGATTCAGTTATGTCAGTTTTGAGCACAGCTATACCTGATCTAGTTAAAAGTATATCTGCCGTATGTATAGGAAGGGATCCTCTCACTTCCACGTCCAGAGGACTCTGTTATTTGGGAACAGATAGTACCATAGATGCTTTAGCTATATTCGGAGCTTTAAATAATCTAAAAACACCCCTCACTATTGATGGAAAATCTG tGATAATATCTTATTGTAAGTACAACATGGGAGACACCAAAAAGGCATATTCACAAGCAGATCACGAAGCATTTCCCAATGCAGCTGTACCTAGTACGTACGCAATGACTGATGTTGATAGCTTAGCAGAGTACGCAGCTAGGCGTTATGCCAAATCTCCTCAAGAATACATGCAATATATAGATTATTACAGAAGTTTCTTTACCCAGCAAATCAGTGCAGGAAATTCCATAACACTCCAAGAAAATCAAATGGATGCTGCCAATGCTGCAGCAGCTGTAGCCCAATCTGCTATACAGCAATTAAATGCTAACAAAACTACTCCTAGCTATTATGATGTACAGCAAACTCCAACTGGAActgatggaaaaaaatatc cTGTTCCCGATGTTTCTCGTTATGTCTACGACAAAAATACTGGTTACCAGTATTGCTCAATTACTGGCTTGTACTACGATCCTAACTCTACATATTATTGGAATTCCCAGATCCAAAAATGGCTATATTGGGATCATGATAAACAAACGTACAGCTTAGCACCAGTTTATGATTCTTTCAATCAACATCCTCAAGGATCTACAGAAAATATGACACAAGAATCTGACAATAAGAAGCAGAAAGTGGAGAAACAGGATAAAGTAAAAGTAGCAAAGAAAATAGCAAAGGACATGGAAAGATGGGCCAAGACACTTAatcagaaaaaagaaaatgctGTGTTAAAAGCTGCCAGTGACTCTAGTGTTAGTTCAAGTAGTGCTTCGGCAGATATTGGTTTCTCTGTACTAGAAAAGAAAACTTTGACACCTACAACAACTGCGCCCCCACCTTTTTTCAACACTGATGTAGAAGAACCGAATTCTTCAGTTTCTTCAGGACCTCTGGTTGCAGCCTATGGAGGAGAAAGTGACTCATCAg gtGATGAGGAAGAAGAGCAACTCTTAGATTACACAAAACTAATATGTAACTTGTGTAAAAGACAGTTGGGTTCACTAGATGCATTGAACAAACATGCTAAGCTTTCTACCCTCCACAAACAAAATTTAGAAGCTCGGAGTAAGAAAAAATCGGAAAAGGCTAGCGATAAAATTGTGTATCGTGATAGAGCTAAAGAAAGGAGAATGAAATATGGAGATCCAGACACACCAAAACCCAGtaaattgaaagagaaatatCTCAAAGCTAGAGATGTAGAGCTTCCAGTCTCCTCTGCTTCTGTAATGGAACCCATTGGAGCCGAAAACGTTGGAAATCGGTTATTGCAAAAGATGGGGTGGAGTGAAGGGCAGGGCCTTGGAAAACAAAATCAAGGAAGGACTACTATCATACAG GCGGAACAACACAGCAGCACTGTTGGTTTGGGAAGCAAGTTGCCAGGATATACAGCTTTAGCAGGAGAAAGTTATAAAGACTGTGTAAAGAAAATGATGTATGCTCGGTACCAAGAATTGAcggaaaaagaaaatagtaactag
- the LOC130893315 gene encoding probable myosin light chain kinase DDB_G0292624 isoform X2, with protein MTGQYLSLLRSINNEYDLQELVGTGAFSNVYRAKVAATNATVAIKSYKIKNNFLTALFRIASEMAIMNIVNHENLIRFMDGNLTNEAVYLVLEYAPMGTLRKFVVDKVKFSPRQLQNVIRQLLNGLLYLHTLSIMHGDVKPENILVFSVEPDIMIKLSDFGLSEIIMGSRRMFKHSGTYSYMAPELHFNFPYDTSSDLYSVGVVLYELIYGRKPIQKSIFVDYLNLLRRRVEIKFDSHNGYPRQCINFVKSLLNYDKQNRPTIEELLNNRYLELTPPNHSNENHYQGSCRSFIKSSQYLKGGNVGLAYIYGVRGFLQLRLYANTITNNEGLFMYLEHKLRKYADYINALQRKLLSESDIFINFDSHINEDIFRSTLFSTSALLDAYDLCLVGNMYIANKSKDIGIPKLEKGLSLLFSNLLTEPMGERKRILMAKLKQWVCLLEKLHRDRQNRVTLVKSLGEKFQPI; from the exons atgacAGGACAATATTTAAGCCTTTTACGCTCAATTAATAATGAATACGATCTTCAAGAATTAGTTGGTACTGGAGCATTTTCTAATGTCTATAGAGCTAAAGTAGCC GCAACCAACGCTACGGTAGCAATTAAATcttacaaaatcaaaaataactttttaactgCGCTGTTTAGAATTGCTTCTGAAATGGCTATAATGAATATTgtaaatcatgaaaatttaatCAGATTTATGGATGGTAACTTGACTAACGA ggcTGTGTACCTGGTGTTGGAATATGCCCCAATGGGAACTTTACGCAAATTTGTGGTtgataaagtaaaattttccCCACGTCAACTACAAAATGTGATAAGACAACTCTTAAATGGCCTACTTTACTTACATACCTTAAGCATTATGCATGGTGATGTCAAGCCAGAAaacattttagttttttctgtCGAACCAGATATTATGATTAAATTATCTGATTTTGG attatCTGAAATTATAATGGGATCACGACGTATGTTTAAACATTCAGGAACATATTCGTACATGGCACCTGAGTTACATTTCAATTTCCCGTACGACACCAGCTCTGATTTATATTCAGTTGGtgttgttttatatgaactgaTTTATGGTCGCAAACCTATACAAAAATCCATATTTGTAGATTACTTGAATCTATTGAGAAGAAGAGTGGAAATAAAG ttTGATTCACATAATGGATATCCTCGTCAGTGCATCAATTTTGTGAAATCTTTGTTGAATTATGACAAACAAAATCGGCCGACTATTGAAGAGCTTCTGAACAATAGATACTTAGAACTTACACCACCAAACCATTCTAACGAAAATCATTACCAAGGCAGCTGCAGAAGTTTCATTAAAAGTTCACAATATTTGAAAGGAGGTAATGTTGGCCTTGCTTACATCTATGGAGTGCGAGGTTTTTTGCAGTTGAGATTATATGCAAACACTATAACAAATAATGAAGGATTGTTCATGTACTTGGAACATAAGCTACGGAAATATGCTGATTATATAAATGCATTGCAGAGAAAATTGTTATCTGAAAgtgacatttttattaattttgactcTCACATTAATGAAGATATTTTCCG aagTACGCTATTTTCTACCTCTGCTCTTTTGGATGCTTACGATCTTTGTCTAGTGGGAAATATGTATATTGCCAATAAATCGAAGGATATAGGCATCCCTAAACTTGAAAAAGGATTGTCTCTTTTATTCTCCAATTTGCTTACAGAACCTATGGGGGAACGTAAAAGAATATTAATGGCTAAA ttgaagcAATGGGTATGCCTTCTTGAAAAGCTACACAGAGACAGACAAAATAGGGTAACCTTGGTGAAAAGTTTAGGAGAAAAATTTCAgccaatataa
- the LOC130893336 gene encoding RNA-binding protein 5-like isoform X2 translates to MVIDLRHIIKNHVIYENRKESDYDSDWEHSHKDQDRAWDGARKNCSRSPDFRDRERDRDRERRHHRNRDRDREHRRRRSRSSGSRWEKKARDRDRYRDDERDSDSERSPGSAPIGASGSEIIGYKSQPPNNTIMIRGLAQHISEYDIRQDIISCELMPKDIRLIRKKDTGASRGFAFVEFATLGEAVRWMEIKQGVLMLQDHYRAIMQYSIPKDLGSADKPPSFKASADWFCIKCGAQNFKRRDNCFKCHASRTESEEGGSGSDEICNYATKTIMMRNLDALTTEDSVMSVLSTAIPDLVKSISAVCIGRDPLTSTSRGLCYLGTDSTIDALAIFGALNNLKTPLTIDGKSVIISYCKYNMGDTKKAYSQADHEAFPNAAVPSTYAMTDVDSLAEYAARRYAKSPQEYMQYIDYYRSFFTQQISAGNSITLQENQMDAANAAAAVAQSAIQQLNANKTTPSYYDVQQTPTGTDGKKYPVPDVSRYVYDKNTGYQYCSITGLYYDPNSTYYWNSQIQKWLYWDHDKQTYSLAPVYDSFNQHPQGSTENMTQESDNKKQKVEKQDKVKVAKKIAKDMERWAKTLNQKKENAVLKAASDSSVSSSSASADIGFSVLEKKTLTPTTTAPPPFFNTDVEEPNSSVSSGPLVAAYGGESDSSGDEEEEQLLDYTKLICNLCKRQLGSLDALNKHAKLSTLHKQNLEARSKKKSEKASDKIVYRDRAKERRMKYGDPDTPKPSKLKEKYLKARDVELPVSSASVMEPIGAENVGNRLLQKMGWSEGQGLGKQNQGRTTIIQAEQHSSTVGLGSKLPGYTALAGESYKDCVKKMMYARYQELTEKENSN, encoded by the exons ATGGTTATAGATCTCCGACACATCATAAAAAATCACGTAA tttatgAAAATAGGAAAGAAAGTGACTATGATAGTGATTGGGAACATTCACATAAAGATCAGGATCGCGCCTGGGATGGTGCAAGAAAGAATTGCTCTCGTAGTCCCGATTTTAGGGATAGAGAAAGGGATCGAGATCGGGAAAGACGGCATCATCGAAATCGTGATAGAGACCGAGAGCATAGGAGAAGACGATCGAGGAGTAGTGGCTCTCGATGGGAAAAAAAGGCCCGTGACAGGGACAGATATAGGGATGATGAAAGAGACAGTGATAG TGAAAGAAGCCCTGGGAGTGCACCTATCGGAGCTAGTGGATCAGAAATCATTGGATACAAAAGTCAACCTCCAAATAATACCATAATGATACGAGGACTTGCCCAGCATATTTCTGAATATGAT ATAAGACAGGATATAATTTCGTGCGAGTTGATGCCAAAGGACATTCGGCTTATTAGGAAAAAAGATACAG GTGCTTCCCGCGGTTTCGCCTTTGTCGAGTTTGCCACATTGGGTGAGGCTGTTCGTTGGATGGAGATTAAACAG GGAGTGTTGATGCTGCAAGACCACTATCGTGCTATAATGCAATATAGTATACCTAAAGATTTGGGCTCTGCCGATAAGCCACCTTCTTTCAAAGCTTCAGCTGATTGGTTTTGCATAAAG tgTGGGGCTCAAAACTTCAAAAGAAGAGATAATTGTTTCAAATGTCATGCATCTAGAACTGAAAGTGAAGAAGGGGGTAGTGGTAGTGACGAAATTTGTAATTATGCCACAAAAA CAATTATGATGAGAAATTTGGATGCATTAACCACTGAAGATTCAGTTATGTCAGTTTTGAGCACAGCTATACCTGATCTAGTTAAAAGTATATCTGCCGTATGTATAGGAAGGGATCCTCTCACTTCCACGTCCAGAGGACTCTGTTATTTGGGAACAGATAGTACCATAGATGCTTTAGCTATATTCGGAGCTTTAAATAATCTAAAAACACCCCTCACTATTGATGGAAAATCTG tGATAATATCTTATTGTAAGTACAACATGGGAGACACCAAAAAGGCATATTCACAAGCAGATCACGAAGCATTTCCCAATGCAGCTGTACCTAGTACGTACGCAATGACTGATGTTGATAGCTTAGCAGAGTACGCAGCTAGGCGTTATGCCAAATCTCCTCAAGAATACATGCAATATATAGATTATTACAGAAGTTTCTTTACCCAGCAAATCAGTGCAGGAAATTCCATAACACTCCAAGAAAATCAAATGGATGCTGCCAATGCTGCAGCAGCTGTAGCCCAATCTGCTATACAGCAATTAAATGCTAACAAAACTACTCCTAGCTATTATGATGTACAGCAAACTCCAACTGGAActgatggaaaaaaatatc cTGTTCCCGATGTTTCTCGTTATGTCTACGACAAAAATACTGGTTACCAGTATTGCTCAATTACTGGCTTGTACTACGATCCTAACTCTACATATTATTGGAATTCCCAGATCCAAAAATGGCTATATTGGGATCATGATAAACAAACGTACAGCTTAGCACCAGTTTATGATTCTTTCAATCAACATCCTCAAGGATCTACAGAAAATATGACACAAGAATCTGACAATAAGAAGCAGAAAGTGGAGAAACAGGATAAAGTAAAAGTAGCAAAGAAAATAGCAAAGGACATGGAAAGATGGGCCAAGACACTTAatcagaaaaaagaaaatgctGTGTTAAAAGCTGCCAGTGACTCTAGTGTTAGTTCAAGTAGTGCTTCGGCAGATATTGGTTTCTCTGTACTAGAAAAGAAAACTTTGACACCTACAACAACTGCGCCCCCACCTTTTTTCAACACTGATGTAGAAGAACCGAATTCTTCAGTTTCTTCAGGACCTCTGGTTGCAGCCTATGGAGGAGAAAGTGACTCATCAg gtGATGAGGAAGAAGAGCAACTCTTAGATTACACAAAACTAATATGTAACTTGTGTAAAAGACAGTTGGGTTCACTAGATGCATTGAACAAACATGCTAAGCTTTCTACCCTCCACAAACAAAATTTAGAAGCTCGGAGTAAGAAAAAATCGGAAAAGGCTAGCGATAAAATTGTGTATCGTGATAGAGCTAAAGAAAGGAGAATGAAATATGGAGATCCAGACACACCAAAACCCAGtaaattgaaagagaaatatCTCAAAGCTAGAGATGTAGAGCTTCCAGTCTCCTCTGCTTCTGTAATGGAACCCATTGGAGCCGAAAACGTTGGAAATCGGTTATTGCAAAAGATGGGGTGGAGTGAAGGGCAGGGCCTTGGAAAACAAAATCAAGGAAGGACTACTATCATACAG GCGGAACAACACAGCAGCACTGTTGGTTTGGGAAGCAAGTTGCCAGGATATACAGCTTTAGCAGGAGAAAGTTATAAAGACTGTGTAAAGAAAATGATGTATGCTCGGTACCAAGAATTGAcggaaaaagaaaatagtaactag